ACTTTAAGAATAACTTCGCAAGAAACAAAACGTATACGGAACTTGACATATGGAATGAAGATTTTCTCGCATGGCTTAACCGGACAGGCAACGCAAAGGTACATGGGACAACAAAAAAGATACCGGCAGAGGTTTTCAGTAGTACTGGCCAAAGGGGGTGAAACAGAATGAACCTTCTTTACACAGTACAGGAACAGCTTAATAGCCTGGCCATGGTATATGCTGCAAAGCAACTCGAAGATATACTTGAAAAAGCCCAAAAAGAAGAATGGACGCCGCTGCAGACGATTAAGGAATTGCTCGAAGCCGAACAAAACGGGCGACAAGACCGAGGCAGACTAAGACGGCTGAAAGCGGCAAATCTGCCATATATGAAAACACTGGAAGACTTTGATTTCGGATTTCAAAACAGTGTTTCGAAAAGACAGATGAAACAGCTCACTGATATGGCATGGCTGGAAGGCGCCTACAACATTATGTTCCTAGGCCCTCCCGGAGTTGGTAAAACCCATCTTGCTGTATCCCTGGGATTGGCAGCGATAGATGCCGGATACCGGGTATATTTTACAACCATGGATGACTTGGTACAGGCTTTAAAA
This genomic window from Thermincola ferriacetica contains:
- a CDS encoding ATP-binding protein, with protein sequence MNLLYTVQEQLNSLAMVYAAKQLEDILEKAQKEEWTPLQTIKELLEAEQNGRQDRGRLRRLKAANLPYMKTLEDFDFGFQNSVSKRQMKQLTDMAWLEGAYNIMFLGPPGVGKTHLAVSLGLAAIDAGYRVYFTTMDDLVQALKTEMISGKSRKKLKILYAANLVILDEVGFQPITRQEANMLFGLINKLYQQTSI